gcgcccctctctctcccccacaaaaAAAGGGGggcactctctcccccacaagggcgcccctctctctcccccacaaaaGGGGGGCACTCTCTCCCACATAAGGGGGGGCACTCTCCCCCACACAAGaacgcccccctctctcccccacaaaaGGGGGGCACTCTCTCCCACACAAGGGGGGGGCACTCTCCCCTACACAAGGgcgccccactctctcccccacaaaAGGGGGGCACTCTCTCCCACACAAGGGGGGGGGCACTCTCCCCTACACAAGggcgcccctctctctcccccacaaaaGGGGGGCACTCTCTCCCACACAAGGGGGGGCACTCTCCCCTACACAAGggcgcccccctctctcccccacaaaaGGGGGGCACTCTCTCCCACACAAGGGGGGGCACTCTCTCCCACACAAGagcgcccctccccctcccccacaagagCGCCCCTCTCTTGCCCCCACAAGGGGCCCCACGTTACCTCATTGAAGAGCAGCTCCCTCCGCTGCTGCTTGCGCAGGTCCATCTTCTTGACGGCGACCAGCTTGCCGGTGCTCTTCACGGTGGCGATGCAGACGATGCCGGTCGATCCCTCGCCGATCTTGATGAAGTTGTCCAGGTAGGTGCGGGGGTCTCCCGGGTCCACCACCATCTGCAGGGCGGCCCGGAACTGCTCGTGGGACACCCGCTGGGGCTCCCGCTGGGGCGAGCGGAGGTCGGGccccggggggggggcggggtacgAGGCCGGGGGGCCGGGCTGGGGGCTTCGGGCCGGGTGCGTGTCGGAAGCGTTCGGGGCCAGGCCGCTGGGCGCGGGGTCCACCGGGGCCCCTTTGAAGTGGCCCTGTTCCGGTCTAGTCGGGCTGTGTTTGGCCACGTTGGGTCCATTGTGTCTGAGGTCGTGGGGTATTCCAACCCGGAGGTCAACCTGAAGCGAAGGGGAGAAAGACAAGTTAGAGAGAGCCCGATATatccttggtttcttggtcctccaaaatattccaaatggaatttaaactggaggtatcCATCACAGACATACAAAATCTAACCAAGCCAAAAACTGGCCCCATTtgaggagttcctccagcacttcgtattgtgtttaagaaggaactgcagatgctggaaaatcgaaggtagacaaaagtgccggagaaactcagcgggtgcagcagcatctatggagcgaaggaaataggcaacgtttcgggccgaaacccagaagggtttcggcccgaaacgttacctatttcctaaaacagttccctattcggcctgaaacgttgcctatttcctaaaacagttccctattcggcccgaaacgttgcctatttcctaaaacagttccctattcggcccgaaacgttgcctatttcctaaaacagttccctatttggcccgaaacgttgcctatttcctaaaacagttccctattcgacccgaaacgttgcctatttcctaaaacagttccctattcggcccgaaacgttgcctatttccttcgctccatagatgctgctgcacccgctgagtttctccagcatttttgtattagCACTGAATTAACATCTTAGAACTTAGCACATTCACACCAATCGACAGAGgggcagggagtggggggggggaggagggagagagaatgaagGGGGGGCGGGGCAGGGACCAGgaaggtgggagagggaaggtggagaggagagtgggTCAGGGAccagggaggaagagaggagggggcagggggcagggatggAGGAAGGGCGAGGGAGGAGGAAGTGAGGCAGGgtcgggaggaggaggaagaggggcaggcatggTGGGAGCGATGAGGGGGAGGAAGGAAAACGCATGAactgggagatgggggggggggggggggaagcaggaatCAGGGAGAGGTGTTGGGGAGGAGACAGGGGCGGGGAAGAATTCAGAGAGAATGTCACACGTACAGATGGGTCACAAACTCTCAACTGAGGAATCAACCTAgctgataagacacaaagtgctgaagcaacccagcgggtcaggcagcatctgtggaggaaagggTCAGAAACTGTCTTCAAAATCCTGAAGGAGATGTTTCCGACCCGAATCAcctggtccttttctccagagatgccgacatGCTGTGCCTCTACCATTGGTataatctgaagttccttcctacacattcaaccCAGCAAGTTAGATAAGAAAGTGCCAAAAAATGTCTTCACCGGCtgtggggggggaaatggagaagcGGGGAGAGGCTTGGAACTGGGTGGTGAGGCATCGGGGGTGGTgacagagggaaggaggaggggagagagaggcttggaggagggagagagagagagaagagaaaagtcAAACAATGCTAGCTGTTGCTGCAGCTCCCTCAGTTCTTGGATGGCTCCATTAATTGCTTTTCCtccatggatgatcagccatgatcacattgaatgtccgtgctggctcgaagggccgaatggcctactcctgcacctattgtctattggcttccAGCAACACAGGGTGCACTGTGCACCATTCCCACTGTGCCCCAGCATACTATAAAGACACAGCACGGAGACCAAAAAAAATCATATATGCACCATGGTCGATAACATTTCCTCATTGAAATGTTACCATCACCTTTGGCAGCTTTAAGCCTAGATTACATTCAATGCTCTGATGTCACAGCTGGCCCTGCATCATAAAGCAGCTTAAAAGCCTCAATATATCTTGTTAAATTAAATCTTCCACCACAAGCTAATACTGGCATTCGAGAGCCTTGGTACACGGCTATGCGTGTCTGCAGAGAACACTAGTTAAGAACTGGGAGCGTCGGCATGCAAGCTACGGAAGGCAGGAGGTGGGAACCGATGACACCAGAGGCCGTCACCCGGAAGGATtcagcaggccgggcagcatctgcggaggaaatggacggttgacgtttcgggtcaaggttcTTCTCAAGACATTATCTTCCCCCTTGCCCGCACCCCACCCCTCAAGTCtgctgcccagaattgaacactgtTGCTCTAAATGGAATGCACTTACATCTTCATATAGATCCAAACTTAATGCATCTATCACATTGGAAGTGAATgggattacaatagacaataggtgcaggagtaggccattcggcccctcaagccagcaccaccattcaatgtgatcaatagGTATTACTTTCCTTTCTGACACAATTCTGCTTGTATATTTCATATTTATAACTGTACaagggacagtctgaagaagggtttcggcccgaaacgttgcctatttcctttgctccatagatgctgctgcacccgctgagtttctccagcacttttatctaccgcaCAAGGGACACCAGGTGCTGGAGTCacagtaggtgaggcagcatctctggagaacatggatagttttgGGTGCAGGCTGAgaaagaggagaggcaggacaaagcatggtagATGGTAGGTTGACAtgtatgtgagggggggggggggggggggggaggggtgtggacaGGCAGACGGTTGGAACAATCCCCAGAGACAAGGTATTGCgagcagttttgggtcccatatcggagggaggatgtgctggcattggagagggcccagaggaggtttacgagaacgatcccaggaacgaCTGGTTAACACGTGATGAGCTTtaggctgggcctgtactcgctggagtttagaaggatgatgggggggacctcattgaaacttaccgaatagtgaaaggcctggatagggtggatgcgTAGAgagcgtttccactagtgggagagttaaggaccagaggccacagcctcagacaaAATagtcgcacctttagaaaggagatgaggaggaatttctatagttggatggtggtgactctgtggaattcattgccacagaaggctgtgaaggccaagtcaatggatattttcatggCGGTGaataatagattcttgattagtacgggtgtcaggggttgtggggagaaaggagttgagagggagagactgatcagccacgattgaatggcggagtagacttaattgctggagaaactcagcgggtgcagcagcatctatggagcgaaggaaataggcaacgtttcgggccgaaacacttcttcagactttcggtttcggcacgaaaacgtcgcctatttccttcgctccatagatgctgctgcacccgatgaatttctccagcatttttgtctaccttcaattctccagcatctgcagttccttcttgggcagagtagacttaatgggctgaatggcccaattctgctcctataacttatggagaaggagggtctgaagaagggatttggcccgaaacgttgcctatttccttcgctccatagatgctgcctcacctgctgagtttctctacctacaacttatgaactcatgagatAAGAATGGCAGGTGCGAGAGACAGGGTAGAGAAGTTGTGGGCAGTGGGTGAACtgaacccctgcagccattagattttataattcggaccgctaggctgtagggggatgcatttttgcattttttgtctttttaattgttaattattggtctttttaggtATTTATTGCTcttaggtagtgtccacattgtatttgatgtattttctgtctgcgttcgttttgaatgtgtgggtttgttggttgggggcttctggactctcttttcactggcatcagccaatcttccctatcccgcctgcaactggtccaaaacgccgcagcgagactcctgacggggaccacatcaccccgatcctggcctctctccactggctcccggtgcggttccgtatacatttcaagaccctcctccatgtctacaaagccctcaatgggcttgccccctcctacattaaaagtcttctcacccaccgctccacctccaggtccctcagatcggccgacttggggctgctgaatatcccgcggtctaggcataagcttaggggcgatcgaccgcgcctttgcggttgcagctcctagactgtggaacagcatcgcccttcccatcagaactgccccctccatcgactcctttaagtcaagactaaaatcttatctatactcccaagcctttcctgacgtccactgagcgagggctatatgtatatatgtatgtagtttgtttgtttatactattcttataacaaatgtaaagcactttggccaacgagagttgttttttaaatgtgctatataaataaatgtgacttgacttgggcatctgaatttccctgagggaacAATATTTATAATGACTATTGCAGGAGCGGTACAAAGTGCCATACAGACCTGGCTGCTGGTGCCCCTATTTGCCGATGTATCGGCCATTGGGTAGGTATTGAAGGGTCTTGCCAGGTGGTGCATGCTCTTCAACGCTCCATCGGCATCGGGAACGTTTGGAGAGCGGGCGTTTGCCCCGGAGAGGGGTCGCTTGTCCCGCGGGGACTGCGGGCTGATCTCGCCCGTGTACGTGGACTTTGGCCTCTTGTCGGCGCCGTCGTTCCTCTCCCGCCTCGCCAAGTGTTCCTGCTCGCCCACATGGTTGGCCTCGCGCTCGCCGGGGTGGCCCCTGCGGCCGTCCCCCTTGCCCCTGGCGTCGGAGGCCTTGCGGTGATCGGGGCGCGGCTCCTTGTCGCGGTGGCCGGTCCGGCTCGGCTCCTGCCCCCTGGGCTGCTGCGGGTACGCCCGCCCCTCGTCCCGCTCGCCGTGCTGCCGGCTCCTGTGCCGGTCGTCCCTGCCCTGGTCCCTCTCGTCCCGCGAGCCCGGCCTGGCCACGTCAGTTCTCGCCCGGTGCTCGTGGTACCTCTCCAGCTCTGCTGGGTAGGCGCCCCTGGGGTGGCCGTCGTGCATCCCGTTCCTGTGCATCACATCCTGCGCTTGGTCGCGATGGGGCAGCGACGGCGGGCTCCCTCGCCGCAGCGAATTGGAGCGGGTGACGGAAACATTCTCAAACTCATCCAGAAGCCAGTTTAGCGAGCCATCGATTCCAATCTTGCTGCCTCGAACAATGGCCTGTGGGAGAACAATGAAGAATGAAGAATACAACCATCATTTTAACTCACAGAAAGAATTACCGAGGAactcatcttccaccccatcagccgtcgcatacaccatataatcctccaacattttcgccacccctttctgctttccgcagagaccgctccctccgaaactccctggtcaacatagaaaataggtgcaggagtacccgAACATTCTCTGATGCAAGGAAACGCCCCAGTAGAATGCTACACAGAAAGGCAACCAACAGGCCCCTTAGCCACGGtgtgaggtgctgcctcacagcgccagagacccggattccatcctgatcctgactactggtgctgtctgtacgttctcaccgtgacctgtgtgggttttctccgggtgctccggtttcctcccatactccaaagacctataccgttgtaggctaattggcttggtaaaattgtaaagtgtgtcggatagtattactgtgcgggaatcgctggacggaacgggccgaagggcctgtttccgcactgtgtctcaaaactaaattaaaatagaaaCCATTTGCAATATTCACTGGCTCAGCAGACGGTATTAGACCTGATCAAACAGGCTGGAAGTCttttctcaaaataaatgctgggGCAACATGATAGAGTCCTTTAAGGTTATGAAAAGATTTTGGCATGGTAGATGTAGTGAAGGGATAAGTTTCACTTGCGCAAGAGGGAATAAATACCACACAGTGACAACTGGAGAGTTCAGGGAAGCTGCTTTactgggagagtgggcagggtGTGGACATTGTGCCCATAACGAATGCTTGAAGTGAATAGTGTCGAAACATTTCGAGGGAGGCTGGATAAACGTGACAACGCTttgtcggcccaccgggtccgcgccgaccagcgatccccgcacatcaacactatcccacgcatgctagggacaatttcaccgaaggcaattaacctgcaaacctgtgcgtcattggagtgtgggaggaaaccggagatcccggggaaaacccacgcaggtcacggggagaacgtacacattccttacagacagcacccatagtcaggatcgaatctagatctctagcgttgtaaggcagcagctctacctagaACCTCTAACGGAGCGGAGAGAATCTATTCCTTTTATTGTATCTCACACAAATTAAATTAACTGTTcataagacaaaatgctggagtaactcagcgggtgaggcagcatctctggagagaaggaatgggtgacgtttcgggtcgagacccttcttcagactgagagtcagtggagagggaaactagaggtatctaGTTAACAAAACAGTcacctgtgggccgaagggcctgtttctccactgcatctcgaaactaaactaatgaaaggCAGGGGAGCTCAGGTTTGTTGAATCACATGAAATAAAAATAGGTTATGAAACAATTCAATCGATATCAACCCTGCAGCCTTGATGACAAATGCTGAGTGGTCTCTTTATGTATTACGGGCAagacagaaaaaaaaacacaggGCATTCACAATGCAACCATCAAATTGGAAGTAGTACACCACAAGTCCCATGGGGTTTACTCATTCACTGTGAATCAGGGGCTATGGACAGGAGTACAATATTTCATTCAGTGGCAAGCTGGGCAGTGAGCCAGCTTGTAGCTAGGCTGCAGATAGATTTACACGGGCAGAGAAACAAAGGGTTGGGTAAAGGCGGGTCTGGGCGtgcacaacccccacccccccgcaccccccaaatATTTATACGTGCTGAATTTAAAATGGAAATTCACGGAGGGGGAAAAAAATGGGAATTGTAAATGACCACAATAGTGAAGAGATCCTGACTCCGCACTAATTATCACAATGACTCTGGAACAAATTTAAAGCCAGACCAGTATATAAAaccgtggatagacacaaaatgctggagtaactgtgagtcaaaggaataggtgatgtctgtgtgtctgtctgtgtgtctgtgtgtctgt
The nucleotide sequence above comes from Amblyraja radiata isolate CabotCenter1 chromosome 41, sAmbRad1.1.pri, whole genome shotgun sequence. Encoded proteins:
- the LOC116967902 gene encoding serine/threonine-protein kinase PAK 4-like; its protein translation is MFSKKKKRVEISAPVNFEHRVHTGFDQQEQKFTGLPRQWQSLLEDTAKRPKPMVDPSYITPIQLAPRKAIVRGSKIGIDGSLNWLLDEFENVSVTRSNSLRRGSPPSLPHRDQAQDVMHRNGMHDGHPRGAYPAELERYHEHRARTDVARPGSRDERDQGRDDRHRSRQHGERDEGRAYPQQPRGQEPSRTGHRDKEPRPDHRKASDARGKGDGRRGHPGEREANHVGEQEHLARRERNDGADKRPKSTYTGEISPQSPRDKRPLSGANARSPNVPDADGALKSMHHLARPFNTYPMADTSANRGTSSQVDLRVGIPHDLRHNGPNVAKHSPTRPEQGHFKGAPVDPAPSGLAPNASDTHPARSPQPGPPASYPAPPPGPDLRSPQREPQRVSHEQFRAALQMVVDPGDPRTYLDNFIKIGEGSTGIVCIATVKSTGKLVAVKKMDLRKQQRRELLFNEVVIMRDYHHENVVEMYNSYLVDDELWVVMEFLEGGALTDIVTHTRMNEEQIATVCLSVLKGLAVLHAQGVIHRDIKSDSILLTHDGRVKLSDFGFCAQVSKDVPRRKSLVGTPYWMAPELISRLPYGPEVDIWSLGIMVIEMVDGEPPYFNEPPLKAMKMIRDNLPPKLKNGQKVSPLLKGFLERLLVRDPSQRAMATELLKHPFLSKAGHSSCIVLLMRMNRTK